The following proteins are encoded in a genomic region of Pikeienuella piscinae:
- a CDS encoding TRAP transporter small permease, producing MSGAARRDPVSRALGALEVALAAVAGVAMALIMVIVAVDVAMRYFFNAPLGWSYGLIGIYLVVAVFFLSLSDTMRAHGHIALDVARPLLPRSIRHLGLFLGYGISAPFIGLIAWLALEQAISAWVGDDRIAATVPWPTWPAYALVAVGAAALALRILWRAFGHAAALATGRELADEPPASAMSDHAAEHGE from the coding sequence ATGAGCGGCGCGGCGCGACGCGACCCTGTCTCGCGCGCGCTGGGCGCTCTGGAGGTGGCGCTGGCCGCGGTCGCCGGCGTGGCGATGGCGCTGATCATGGTGATCGTCGCGGTCGACGTCGCGATGCGCTACTTCTTCAACGCGCCGCTCGGCTGGTCCTACGGCCTGATCGGCATCTATCTTGTCGTCGCGGTATTCTTCCTCTCGCTCTCCGACACGATGCGGGCCCATGGCCATATCGCGCTCGACGTGGCGCGACCGCTTTTGCCCCGCTCCATCCGCCATCTTGGCCTCTTCCTCGGCTACGGGATCTCCGCGCCCTTCATCGGGCTGATCGCCTGGCTCGCGCTCGAGCAGGCGATCTCCGCGTGGGTCGGCGACGACCGCATCGCCGCCACCGTGCCCTGGCCGACATGGCCCGCGTATGCGCTGGTCGCCGTCGGCGCCGCCGCCCTCGCGCTGCGGATACTATGGCGGGCGTTCGGCCACGCCGCCGCGCTCGCGACGGGGCGGGAACTGGCCGACGAGCCGCCCGCCTCCGCCATGTCGGATCATGCCGCGGAGCATGGCGAATGA
- a CDS encoding CaiB/BaiF CoA transferase family protein gives MGPHATQILGDFGADVVKVEAPDGDLVRQIGPARNKGMGPMFLNVNRSKRSISLDLKKEEGRAALLRLVAGADILAYNIRPQAMARLGLSAAEIARVNPRIIQAAMVGHGQDGPYAARPAYDDLIQGGACLPYLYARVTGGRPSYVPTAIADRIVGLASVNAILAAVVERERSGEGQLVEIPMFETMVSMVMADHLGGLTFQPPLDEGGYPRHLAPDRRPYATKDGHVCALIYNDGHWRRFFAAIGRPEMPDADPRYVNFAARMAHIDEVYAELGEIFLTRTTAEWLTLLQEADIPAMPMHDFESVLADPHLDAVDFFAEVDHPTEGRIRSMAIPAKFSRSEAAPTRLAPRQGEQGVEILAEAGYAAEEIEALIAAGALIAPESGR, from the coding sequence ATGGGTCCCCACGCGACCCAGATTCTGGGCGATTTCGGCGCCGACGTGGTCAAGGTCGAGGCGCCGGATGGCGACCTCGTCCGGCAGATCGGACCGGCGCGAAACAAGGGCATGGGCCCGATGTTCCTCAACGTGAACCGCTCGAAACGCTCGATCTCGCTGGACCTCAAAAAGGAAGAGGGACGCGCCGCGCTTCTTCGCCTCGTCGCCGGCGCGGATATTCTGGCCTACAACATCCGTCCGCAGGCGATGGCGCGACTGGGCCTCTCCGCCGCGGAGATCGCGCGCGTCAACCCGCGCATCATTCAGGCGGCGATGGTCGGGCACGGGCAGGACGGGCCCTACGCCGCGCGCCCGGCCTATGACGACCTCATTCAGGGGGGCGCCTGCCTTCCCTATCTTTACGCCCGCGTGACCGGGGGCCGACCGTCCTACGTTCCGACGGCGATTGCTGACCGCATCGTAGGACTGGCGTCGGTGAACGCGATCCTCGCCGCGGTGGTGGAGCGGGAACGCTCAGGCGAAGGCCAGCTTGTCGAAATTCCGATGTTCGAGACGATGGTGAGCATGGTCATGGCCGATCATCTCGGCGGGCTGACCTTCCAGCCGCCGCTCGACGAGGGCGGGTATCCGCGCCATCTTGCGCCCGACCGGCGCCCCTATGCGACGAAGGACGGCCATGTCTGCGCGCTGATCTACAATGACGGCCACTGGCGGCGGTTCTTCGCCGCGATCGGCCGGCCCGAGATGCCCGACGCCGATCCGCGCTACGTGAATTTCGCCGCCCGGATGGCCCATATCGACGAGGTTTACGCGGAACTGGGCGAAATATTCCTGACCCGGACGACGGCGGAGTGGCTCACGCTTCTACAGGAGGCCGACATCCCCGCGATGCCGATGCATGATTTCGAGTCCGTCCTCGCTGATCCGCATCTCGATGCGGTGGATTTCTTCGCGGAGGTGGATCATCCGACCGAGGGGCGCATCCGCTCCATGGCGATTCCGGCGAAGTTCTCGCGCAGCGAGGCGGCGCCGACGCGCCTCGCGCCGAGGCAGGGCGAGCAGGGGGTGGAGATCCTGGCCGAAGCCGGTTACGCCGCCGAGGAGATCGAAGCGCTGATCGCCGCCGGCGCGCTGATCGCGCCGGAGAGCGGTCGATGA
- a CDS encoding IclR family transcriptional regulator — MIVRQARNVLRLLEFFAEKKAPATLAEISAAFGWPRSSTYNILTTLSNAGFLYEPRARAGFYPTPRWLQLAQEIAEAEPIPEALTGLIHDLAEGTGETVWISAPSGLHAVMLHVVESRAPVRYAARPGDRVPIHATASGQALLAQMPSRDVDVILRKADYVRYGAGTPMTRAEVLKGLEEGKARGWFASASNYSADLGGVAAPVAMAGRIFAVTVAGPLFRVGDRMEETAKYLIDALAALTPA; from the coding sequence ATGATCGTCCGCCAGGCCCGGAACGTTCTGAGGTTGCTGGAGTTCTTCGCGGAGAAGAAAGCGCCGGCGACGCTGGCGGAGATCTCCGCAGCGTTCGGCTGGCCCAGATCCAGCACCTACAACATCCTGACCACACTCTCCAACGCCGGCTTTCTCTACGAACCGCGGGCGCGCGCCGGGTTCTACCCCACGCCGCGCTGGCTTCAACTCGCCCAGGAGATCGCGGAGGCGGAGCCGATCCCCGAGGCGCTGACCGGCCTGATCCACGACCTGGCCGAAGGCACTGGCGAGACCGTCTGGATCTCGGCGCCCAGCGGGCTCCACGCCGTCATGCTCCATGTCGTCGAGAGCCGGGCGCCGGTGCGCTACGCGGCGCGGCCGGGCGACCGCGTGCCGATCCACGCCACGGCGTCCGGTCAGGCGTTGCTCGCGCAGATGCCGTCGCGCGATGTCGACGTGATTCTACGCAAGGCCGACTATGTGCGCTACGGCGCGGGAACGCCGATGACGCGGGCCGAAGTCTTGAAAGGCCTTGAAGAGGGGAAAGCCCGCGGCTGGTTCGCCAGCGCCTCCAACTATAGCGCCGATCTCGGCGGCGTTGCGGCGCCCGTGGCGATGGCGGGGCGCATCTTTGCGGTCACCGTGGCCGGCCCGCTCTTTCGCGTCGGCGACCGGATGGAGGAGACGGCGAAATACTTGATCGACGCACTCGCGGCGCTGACCCCTGCCTGA
- a CDS encoding TRAP transporter large permease codes for MDSVLLIAGLMLLILIGAPIALAMIVLPVVYILATGAAPLLTVPHQMYEALAKFPLVAIPFFMLTGELMNSSTVTERILRLSSVIVGRMRGGLAQVNVVASMFFAGMNGSAVADTATIGTIMIPQMKKRGYSAEFSAAITAIGSTIGGIIPPSIAMIILASGANLSVGALFAGGVVPGLLIGFLLMMACWAIAALRGYERGDRPFTIAGALRAFRGAAFALMIPVVLVAGIFGGWFSSVEAGAITAAVALFVGAVVYRSLSLRDLLAAFDRTLKLSASVFIIIAAAGPFSWLLTRIGTLTALDGWLGGMAGTPVLFGAALLALILVAGMFMDATANIIVLGPMLVANCVAAGFAPVQAAIVVVVGFLLGIVTPPVGVCYFTASAIAGANLGRVAVALLPFLAIELFVLVLILALSPLTLALPRVLGLL; via the coding sequence ATGGATAGTGTCCTGCTGATCGCCGGGCTGATGCTGCTGATCCTGATCGGCGCGCCGATCGCGCTGGCGATGATCGTCCTGCCGGTGGTCTATATCCTCGCCACCGGCGCGGCGCCGCTTCTGACCGTTCCGCACCAGATGTACGAGGCGCTGGCGAAGTTTCCGCTGGTCGCGATCCCGTTTTTCATGCTGACCGGCGAGCTCATGAACAGCTCGACCGTGACCGAGCGGATCCTGCGGCTGAGCAGCGTCATCGTCGGGCGGATGCGCGGAGGGCTGGCGCAGGTGAACGTGGTGGCCAGCATGTTCTTCGCCGGCATGAACGGCTCCGCCGTCGCCGACACGGCGACCATTGGCACGATCATGATTCCACAGATGAAGAAACGCGGCTACAGCGCTGAGTTTTCGGCAGCGATCACAGCCATCGGCTCCACCATCGGTGGCATAATTCCGCCCAGCATCGCGATGATCATTCTGGCCAGCGGGGCCAATCTCTCGGTCGGCGCGCTCTTCGCGGGGGGGGTCGTTCCGGGGTTGCTGATCGGTTTCTTGCTGATGATGGCGTGCTGGGCGATCGCGGCGCTACGCGGCTACGAGCGGGGCGACCGGCCCTTCACCATCGCCGGCGCGCTCCGCGCGTTCCGAGGCGCCGCCTTCGCGCTGATGATCCCGGTCGTTCTGGTGGCGGGGATTTTCGGCGGCTGGTTCAGCTCGGTCGAGGCCGGGGCGATCACCGCCGCGGTGGCGCTGTTCGTCGGCGCCGTCGTCTATCGCTCGCTGAGCTTGCGCGACCTTCTTGCGGCTTTCGATCGGACGCTGAAACTCAGCGCTTCGGTCTTCATCATCATCGCGGCGGCGGGCCCGTTCTCTTGGCTGTTGACGCGGATCGGGACGCTGACGGCGCTCGACGGGTGGCTCGGCGGAATGGCCGGGACGCCGGTCCTGTTCGGCGCGGCGCTCCTGGCGCTGATCCTCGTCGCGGGAATGTTCATGGACGCCACCGCGAACATCATCGTTCTCGGCCCGATGCTGGTCGCGAACTGCGTCGCCGCCGGGTTCGCGCCCGTGCAGGCGGCGATCGTGGTCGTGGTGGGGTTCCTCCTCGGCATCGTCACGCCGCCCGTCGGGGTCTGCTATTTCACCGCGAGCGCGATCGCGGGCGCGAATCTGGGGCGCGTCGCGGTCGCGCTGCTGCCGTTCCTCGCCATCGAGTTGTTCGTACTCGTGCTTATCCTCGCGCTCTCGCCTCTCACGCTCGCGCTGCCGCGCGTGCTGGGCCTCTTGTGA
- a CDS encoding TRAP transporter small permease, giving the protein MKAVRILDLLLTRGLSILCGLLLAAMVLFTIYTVVMRTVFLAPPFWGDTLTLFANIWLVMLAFAMAVRARTAFAIESLYGLLPERLVNAARLLWLILFALVGALMAIWGFAAADRIMGAYWELGNLPKSYPMMILPIAGVLVFLASALTIAEHLGLIGPTSQSEEEQPQQEE; this is encoded by the coding sequence ATGAAGGCGGTCAGGATTCTCGATCTTCTGCTGACGCGGGGCCTCTCCATCCTCTGCGGGCTCTTGCTCGCGGCGATGGTCCTCTTCACCATCTACACGGTGGTGATGCGGACGGTGTTCCTGGCGCCCCCGTTCTGGGGCGACACGCTGACGCTGTTCGCGAATATCTGGCTGGTGATGCTGGCCTTCGCGATGGCGGTCAGGGCGCGGACCGCCTTCGCGATCGAGTCGCTCTACGGGCTCTTGCCTGAGCGTCTGGTGAACGCGGCGCGGCTCCTCTGGCTCATCCTCTTCGCCCTGGTCGGCGCGCTGATGGCGATCTGGGGGTTCGCGGCCGCCGACCGGATCATGGGCGCCTATTGGGAGCTCGGGAACCTGCCGAAATCCTATCCGATGATGATCCTGCCGATCGCCGGCGTACTGGTTTTTCTGGCCTCGGCGCTGACCATCGCCGAACATCTGGGCCTGATCGGGCCCACCTCGCAAAGTGAAGAAGAGCAACCGCAACAGGAGGAATGA
- a CDS encoding TRAP transporter substrate-binding protein has translation MTTRMILTAAALLAGLSCATSAQDKITLQLGTAAQPSWSLGKVINEVLKPKIEEYSDGRIDVVVHGGGSLCSEQACVEQVGLGQIDIASVSSGNVGAFGTTFDIINLPFLFRDQDAASAMLNGWLAEELSTRATADMGMHMLALIPVGGFRNVVNTEREVRVPADLNGLKIRVTKSPTEFNLVKAWGAAPIPYDWSSLYEGLQSGVVQGMYLQDPFTAAGKFYEVVSNITEVGAAWSAHPILMSQARYDALPDWARAAIDKAGADVQAAAFDYDLAWQTSAVTAMEGKVAVYQPTEAEMDLWREGAREAWVAVKGAYDPELARRILSEQQLDKLIADLEAAGAL, from the coding sequence ATGACGACCCGCATGATTCTCACCGCCGCCGCACTTCTGGCCGGCCTCTCCTGCGCCACCTCGGCGCAGGACAAGATCACGCTTCAGCTCGGCACCGCCGCGCAGCCGAGCTGGTCGCTCGGCAAGGTCATCAACGAGGTTCTGAAGCCGAAGATCGAGGAATATTCCGACGGCCGCATCGACGTCGTCGTCCATGGCGGCGGCTCACTTTGCAGCGAGCAGGCCTGCGTCGAGCAGGTCGGCCTCGGCCAGATCGACATCGCCTCCGTCTCCAGCGGCAATGTCGGCGCGTTCGGGACCACGTTCGACATCATCAATCTGCCGTTCCTCTTTCGCGATCAGGACGCCGCGAGCGCGATGCTGAATGGCTGGCTTGCCGAAGAACTGTCGACCCGGGCGACGGCCGACATGGGGATGCACATGCTGGCGCTAATCCCGGTCGGCGGGTTCCGCAATGTCGTGAACACGGAACGGGAGGTGCGGGTTCCCGCCGATCTCAACGGCCTGAAGATCCGCGTCACCAAGAGCCCGACCGAGTTCAATCTGGTGAAGGCCTGGGGCGCCGCGCCGATTCCCTATGACTGGTCCTCGCTCTACGAGGGGCTGCAATCGGGCGTCGTGCAGGGGATGTATCTGCAGGACCCGTTCACCGCCGCCGGCAAGTTCTACGAGGTGGTCAGCAACATCACCGAGGTCGGCGCCGCCTGGAGCGCGCATCCCATCCTGATGAGCCAAGCGCGTTATGACGCCCTGCCCGACTGGGCGCGCGCGGCGATCGACAAGGCCGGCGCGGACGTGCAGGCCGCCGCTTTCGATTACGATCTGGCCTGGCAGACCTCCGCCGTGACGGCGATGGAGGGCAAGGTCGCGGTCTATCAACCGACAGAGGCGGAGATGGACCTCTGGCGCGAGGGCGCGCGCGAGGCCTGGGTCGCGGTCAAGGGCGCCTACGACCCCGAGCTGGCGCGGCGCATCCTGAGCGAGCAACAGCTCGACAAGCTGATCGCGGATCTCGAAGCCGCGGGCGCGCTCTGA
- a CDS encoding amidohydrolase family protein codes for MIAFVDSHHHLWDVERNHYPWLRETDHDRGWGDWSALRKSYLAADLLADAAGLPLVKSVHVQANFDPTDPVGETRWLHEVAEDPASRGLPHGVVAFADLSAPDAERVLDAHQEFPRMRGVRQVLNRHPDPKLNRAPADYLADPVWRRMAGRLAARGLSFDAQVYHHQMADLFELARLNPDLVIVLDHIGMPAERDAENIAAWREGIARLSDAPNINVKLSGFGMVDLHWTEESIRPFVLHCIDRFGPERAMFGSNFPVDRLMSDYRRLWRAYDTLTADFSDDERRMMFSETAERVYRV; via the coding sequence ATGATCGCTTTCGTCGATTCGCACCATCATCTCTGGGATGTCGAGCGCAACCATTACCCCTGGCTGCGGGAGACCGACCACGACCGCGGTTGGGGCGACTGGTCGGCGCTGCGCAAATCCTATCTCGCGGCCGATCTTCTGGCCGACGCGGCGGGGCTGCCGCTGGTGAAATCGGTGCATGTGCAGGCGAATTTCGACCCGACCGACCCGGTGGGAGAGACCCGCTGGCTGCATGAGGTGGCGGAGGACCCGGCGTCGCGCGGGCTGCCGCATGGCGTCGTCGCCTTCGCGGACCTTTCCGCCCCGGACGCGGAGCGCGTGCTGGACGCGCACCAGGAATTTCCGCGTATGCGCGGCGTGCGGCAGGTGCTGAACCGTCACCCCGACCCGAAGCTGAACCGGGCCCCGGCCGACTATCTGGCTGATCCTGTGTGGCGGCGGATGGCGGGCCGCCTGGCGGCGCGCGGGCTTTCCTTCGACGCGCAGGTCTACCATCACCAGATGGCGGATCTATTCGAGCTGGCGCGGCTCAATCCCGATCTCGTCATCGTGCTCGATCATATCGGCATGCCGGCGGAGCGCGACGCGGAGAACATCGCGGCGTGGCGCGAGGGAATCGCGCGCCTTTCCGACGCGCCCAACATCAACGTAAAGCTGAGCGGCTTCGGCATGGTCGACCTGCACTGGACTGAAGAGAGCATCCGGCCTTTCGTTCTCCACTGCATCGACCGGTTCGGCCCGGAGCGCGCGATGTTCGGCTCCAACTTTCCGGTCGACCGGCTGATGAGCGATTATCGCCGGCTCTGGCGGGCGTATGACACGCTCACGGCGGATTTCTCGGATGATGAACGGCGGATGATGTTCTCGGAGACGGCGGAACGGGTTTACCGCGTCTGA
- a CDS encoding TRAP transporter permease, which translates to MRSIAARLLTALALAMTIYQLSATQTPLQPSVLVQNTHLGIALQLVLLGAALETESRSRRCWLLLVALTAFGCSLYVQVNYDALIVNQGFPGRLDVWVGLALMFAVLEAARQRWGAALPLIALAAVVYNFWGYMLPTSAAGSRIPFDTVVSNLSIGLYSGLYGQFMAISANFIFLFMVFGGLLQSLDGNRAFVEIGKAVSRAFPGGAGLSAVVSSSLMGTVTGAAVANVAITGSYTIPIMKREGYDAATAGAIEAAASTGGQLVPPVMGSVAFIMAAILSVTYLEVAAAAVIPALLFYLALLASVYFKSRRLGIVRQNVAPDLRVLVRFLPVFVIPTGVLVYLLVNLYSVSFAGFWAIVTLAATRLVMIPVNLALSRPARPLAALAQELRAFTLKLLDGMAAGAKMGAGIAVIIGAIGLLAESVTATGAAVPLGSAIDLLSGGSMLVALALTAVMCVLLGAGIPTVGAYVLVSAIAGPIVVESGVDLFTANFFILYFAVMSSVTPPVAAAALAASAISGAPYFRTAWEATRLCLMLYILPFLLVYNGGLLMRGDAPGDALAAGLAAAAAAILLAGATQGFWITAGKPWERACLAAGAAAMIAAITGFGAVWMLAALALAAAPTLAQLTRRREEAGVQTR; encoded by the coding sequence ATGCGTTCAATAGCGGCCCGGCTTCTGACCGCGCTCGCGCTGGCGATGACGATTTATCAGCTCAGCGCCACGCAAACTCCTCTCCAGCCGTCGGTGCTGGTGCAGAACACCCATCTCGGCATTGCGCTTCAGCTCGTGCTGCTCGGCGCCGCGCTGGAGACCGAGAGCCGGTCGCGCCGCTGCTGGCTTCTGCTTGTGGCGCTGACGGCGTTCGGCTGCTCGCTCTATGTCCAGGTCAATTACGATGCGCTGATCGTGAATCAGGGCTTTCCGGGCCGTCTCGACGTCTGGGTCGGCCTCGCGCTGATGTTCGCGGTGCTGGAGGCGGCGCGCCAGCGCTGGGGCGCCGCCCTGCCGCTGATCGCGCTTGCCGCCGTCGTCTATAATTTCTGGGGCTACATGCTGCCGACTTCGGCCGCCGGCAGCCGCATCCCCTTCGACACCGTGGTCTCGAACCTCTCCATCGGGCTCTATAGCGGGCTCTACGGGCAGTTCATGGCGATCTCCGCCAATTTCATCTTTCTTTTCATGGTCTTCGGCGGGCTGCTGCAATCGCTGGACGGCAACCGCGCCTTCGTCGAGATCGGCAAGGCCGTGAGCCGCGCCTTTCCCGGCGGCGCCGGGCTGAGCGCTGTCGTCAGTTCCAGCCTCATGGGCACGGTGACCGGCGCCGCCGTCGCCAATGTCGCGATCACCGGCTCCTACACCATCCCGATCATGAAGCGCGAAGGATACGACGCCGCCACCGCCGGCGCGATCGAGGCCGCGGCCTCCACCGGCGGGCAACTGGTGCCGCCGGTGATGGGTTCCGTCGCCTTCATCATGGCCGCGATTCTCTCCGTCACCTATCTTGAAGTCGCCGCCGCGGCGGTCATCCCGGCGCTGCTCTTTTATCTGGCTCTGCTCGCAAGCGTCTATTTCAAGTCGCGCCGGCTCGGCATCGTCCGCCAGAACGTCGCGCCCGACCTGCGTGTCCTGGTCCGGTTCCTGCCTGTCTTCGTGATCCCGACCGGCGTCCTGGTCTACCTGCTCGTCAATCTCTACTCGGTCTCTTTCGCCGGGTTCTGGGCCATCGTGACGCTGGCCGCGACCCGGCTGGTGATGATCCCGGTGAATCTCGCGCTGAGCCGTCCGGCGCGCCCGCTGGCTGCGCTGGCGCAGGAATTGCGCGCCTTCACCCTGAAGCTGCTCGACGGCATGGCCGCCGGCGCGAAGATGGGCGCCGGCATCGCCGTCATCATCGGGGCCATCGGTCTTCTGGCCGAATCCGTCACCGCGACCGGCGCCGCGGTGCCGCTCGGCTCCGCCATCGACCTCCTCTCGGGCGGCTCGATGCTGGTCGCGCTGGCGCTGACGGCTGTGATGTGCGTGCTGCTCGGCGCCGGGATACCGACCGTCGGCGCCTATGTGCTGGTCAGCGCCATCGCCGGGCCGATCGTGGTCGAGAGCGGGGTCGATCTCTTCACCGCGAATTTCTTCATTCTCTATTTCGCGGTGATGTCCTCGGTCACGCCGCCGGTGGCGGCGGCCGCGCTCGCCGCGAGCGCGATCTCCGGCGCGCCCTATTTCCGCACCGCGTGGGAGGCGACGCGCCTCTGCCTCATGCTCTACATCCTGCCCTTCCTGCTGGTCTACAATGGCGGGTTGCTGATGCGGGGCGATGCGCCCGGCGATGCGCTCGCGGCCGGGCTCGCCGCGGCCGCCGCCGCCATTCTGCTGGCCGGCGCGACGCAGGGCTTCTGGATCACTGCGGGAAAGCCATGGGAGCGCGCCTGTCTCGCCGCCGGCGCGGCCGCGATGATCGCGGCGATCACCGGCTTCGGCGCGGTCTGGATGCTGGCGGCGCTGGCGCTCGCGGCGGCGCCGACGCTGGCCCAATTGACGCGCCGGCGGGAGGAGGCGGGGGTTCAGACGCGGTAA
- a CDS encoding TAXI family TRAP transporter solute-binding subunit produces MRLKFKILGRPAVRLALVAAMAATAADGVAAEPTVVDHLTAPAGIGEYEWSLGIARILEQNSETLRSKPQPTQGYIYNLRYAIGAEDRTNLIFNCDPVSPWLAANNQPPFQDGLGDLEIRALMNATWPIWMLTTADEDIMTPADLKGRTVALGPKAGTATVMAEETLKALGVFDEVTLQYLSFADIFSGLLDGTIDVGLTLSWYNAADNKVGVVPGVLNLEQSGRGFHIVPWTEAGMRKTHDEIGVPYHILTVPDGTLPIQDGDVMLYANPDFVAVDATFPEDMAYEYVSQTLAHLEEINAAGGLGVLFTPAFLPYGIEEKLHPGALRAYRDAGLIE; encoded by the coding sequence ATGCGTCTGAAATTCAAAATCCTGGGCCGGCCGGCCGTGAGGCTCGCGCTCGTGGCGGCGATGGCCGCGACCGCCGCGGACGGCGTCGCGGCGGAGCCGACCGTCGTCGACCATCTCACCGCGCCCGCCGGGATCGGCGAATATGAATGGTCGCTTGGGATCGCCCGGATTCTCGAGCAGAATTCGGAGACGCTGCGCAGCAAGCCGCAGCCGACGCAGGGCTATATCTACAATCTGCGCTACGCGATCGGCGCCGAGGACCGCACGAATCTCATCTTCAACTGCGATCCGGTCAGCCCCTGGCTGGCGGCGAACAATCAGCCGCCCTTTCAGGACGGGCTCGGCGATCTCGAGATCAGGGCGTTGATGAACGCGACCTGGCCGATCTGGATGCTGACGACCGCGGACGAGGACATCATGACGCCCGCGGATCTCAAGGGCCGCACCGTCGCGCTCGGCCCCAAGGCCGGCACCGCGACGGTGATGGCGGAGGAGACGCTGAAGGCGCTCGGCGTCTTCGACGAGGTGACGCTTCAGTATCTCTCTTTCGCCGACATCTTCTCCGGCCTTCTCGACGGCACAATCGATGTCGGGTTGACGCTGAGCTGGTATAACGCCGCCGACAACAAGGTCGGCGTCGTGCCCGGCGTTCTCAATCTCGAACAGTCGGGCAGGGGCTTTCACATCGTCCCCTGGACCGAGGCGGGGATGCGCAAGACCCATGACGAGATCGGCGTGCCCTATCACATCCTGACGGTTCCGGATGGCACGCTGCCGATCCAGGACGGCGACGTCATGCTCTACGCCAATCCCGACTTCGTCGCCGTCGACGCCACTTTCCCCGAGGACATGGCCTACGAATACGTCAGCCAGACCCTCGCGCATCTGGAGGAGATCAACGCCGCCGGCGGGCTTGGCGTCCTCTTCACGCCGGCGTTCCTGCCCTACGGGATCGAGGAGAAGCTCCATCCCGGCGCGCTCCGCGCCTATCGCGACGCCGGCCTGATCGAGTAA
- a CDS encoding SMP-30/gluconolactonase/LRE family protein has protein sequence MRPTDYVVPLERISHVGDGLSRPECILAQQNGVLWISDDKSGVVKLSPDGTHERIGALGGAPNGVAMDRDGSFVVANIETGSLQRLNRDGSSETMLDRLDGQPLGAVNFALYDSKWRLWVSVSTRTIPRRKAIDEPRPDGYVMLIDGDRARIVADGFHFTNEVRLNLDESVLYVAETARGRVTAFDIGGDGALSNRRVHGPDGFWPGALIDGITVDATGALWITEITRNALIVLPQGGEPVVAVEGPDEGPTWFPTSVTFGGADLKDAYIGSLKMDRLARFRAPVAGPPPPHWLIG, from the coding sequence ATGCGCCCGACCGACTACGTCGTGCCGCTTGAGCGGATCAGCCATGTCGGCGACGGCCTCAGCCGGCCGGAATGCATCCTTGCGCAGCAAAACGGCGTGCTCTGGATTTCGGACGACAAGAGCGGCGTGGTGAAGCTTTCCCCCGACGGAACGCACGAACGGATCGGCGCGCTCGGCGGCGCGCCGAACGGCGTCGCGATGGACCGGGACGGCTCGTTCGTCGTCGCGAATATCGAGACGGGGTCGCTCCAGCGCCTCAACCGCGACGGGTCCAGCGAGACGATGCTCGACCGGCTCGACGGCCAGCCGCTCGGCGCGGTCAATTTCGCGCTTTACGACAGCAAATGGCGGCTCTGGGTCTCCGTCTCCACGCGGACGATCCCGCGCCGGAAAGCGATCGACGAACCGCGCCCGGACGGCTACGTCATGCTGATTGACGGGGATCGCGCGCGGATCGTCGCCGACGGGTTCCATTTCACCAACGAAGTCAGGCTTAACCTCGACGAGAGCGTGCTCTATGTCGCTGAAACGGCGCGCGGCCGGGTCACCGCCTTCGATATCGGCGGCGACGGCGCGCTCTCGAACCGGCGCGTCCATGGCCCGGACGGGTTCTGGCCGGGCGCGCTGATCGACGGGATCACGGTCGACGCGACCGGCGCGCTTTGGATCACCGAGATCACGCGCAATGCGCTGATCGTACTGCCGCAGGGCGGCGAGCCGGTCGTCGCGGTCGAGGGGCCGGACGAGGGGCCGACCTGGTTCCCGACCTCGGTGACGTTCGGCGGCGCGGACCTGAAGGACGCCTATATCGGCTCACTGAAAATGGACAGGCTTGCGCGGTTCCGCGCCCCCGTCGCCGGGCCGCCGCCGCCTCACTGGCTGATCGGATGA